In a genomic window of Pseudomonadota bacterium:
- a CDS encoding SDR family oxidoreductase: MKRLEGKTAIITGAAAGIGETTAKLFAAEGAKCVLCDVTADGLERVVGEIRAAGGEAIAVQCNVADEEEVKALVRKALEAYGKLDILINNAGITRDGLTPRMTVENWDLVMAVNLKGSFLCAKQALLKMERGGRVINTASIATLGNVGQVNYSASKMGVIGMTRTLALEYAKRRICVNAVAPGAIDTPMLAAVAEKARAAMIEKIPMGVLIPPDAIARAHLFLASDDAAFITGQCLFVDGGMSVGI; encoded by the coding sequence ATGAAGAGACTCGAAGGGAAGACCGCGATCATCACCGGGGCGGCCGCCGGCATCGGCGAGACGACGGCGAAGCTGTTCGCCGCGGAGGGCGCCAAGTGCGTGCTGTGCGACGTCACGGCGGACGGCCTCGAACGGGTGGTCGGCGAGATCCGCGCGGCCGGCGGCGAGGCGATCGCGGTCCAGTGCAACGTCGCGGACGAGGAGGAGGTCAAGGCGCTCGTCCGCAAGGCGCTCGAGGCGTACGGGAAGCTCGACATCCTGATCAACAACGCGGGGATCACGCGCGACGGCCTGACACCGCGCATGACCGTCGAAAACTGGGATCTCGTGATGGCCGTCAACCTCAAGGGGTCGTTCCTGTGCGCCAAGCAGGCGCTCCTGAAGATGGAGCGCGGCGGTCGGGTGATCAACACGGCGTCGATCGCGACGCTCGGCAACGTCGGCCAGGTGAACTACTCGGCGTCCAAGATGGGCGTGATCGGCATGACGCGGACTCTGGCGCTCGAGTACGCGAAGCGGCGGATCTGCGTCAACGCGGTCGCGCCCGGGGCGATCGACACGCCGATGCTCGCGGCGGTCGCGGAGAAGGCCCGCGCTGCGATGATCGAGAAGATCCCGATGGGGGTGCTCATCCCGCCCGACGCCATCGCCCGCGCCCACCTGTTCCTCGCGTCCGACGACGCCGCGTTCATCACCGGTCAGTGCCTGTTCGTCGACGGCGGCATGAGCGTCGGGATCTAG
- a CDS encoding lysophospholipid acyltransferase family protein → MSTLPLRALAALAGSLSWRRAQAVGAFLGAVWFHLLRVRRRTALHNLAIALPERAADHVRIAAAAYRNLGASALELLRTRAMGRDEIAARVRPSGLEHFDAALARGLGVVVVTAHFGNFDLLAVSQAARGVPLAIVSREMSARRSNLFWMETRARSGLEIFTERDAARRALPWLRAGKVLGLVIDQRTREPRGGILSPFFGRRVWSSTAAARLARRTGAAIVPVRIERREDGDHDLVVEPALELPERGDPTFVEIVTAACNAVIERWIRARPGHWMWIHKRFKGAA, encoded by the coding sequence GTGTCGACGTTGCCGCTCAGAGCGCTCGCGGCGCTCGCAGGGTCGCTCTCCTGGCGCCGCGCCCAGGCGGTGGGCGCGTTCCTCGGGGCCGTCTGGTTCCACCTTTTGCGCGTCCGCCGGCGGACCGCCCTGCACAACCTCGCGATCGCCCTCCCGGAGCGGGCGGCCGACCACGTGCGGATCGCCGCCGCGGCCTACAGGAACCTCGGCGCGTCCGCGCTCGAGCTCCTCCGGACGCGGGCGATGGGGCGCGACGAGATCGCGGCGCGGGTGCGGCCGTCCGGCCTCGAGCACTTCGACGCGGCGCTCGCGCGGGGCCTGGGCGTCGTCGTCGTCACCGCCCACTTCGGCAACTTCGATCTCCTGGCCGTGTCCCAGGCGGCGCGCGGCGTGCCGCTCGCGATCGTGAGCCGCGAGATGAGCGCGCGGCGCTCGAACCTTTTCTGGATGGAGACGCGCGCGAGAAGCGGGCTCGAGATCTTCACCGAGCGCGACGCCGCGAGGCGCGCCCTGCCTTGGCTGCGGGCCGGGAAGGTGCTCGGGCTCGTGATCGACCAGCGGACGCGCGAGCCGCGCGGCGGCATCCTCTCGCCGTTCTTCGGCAGGCGCGTCTGGAGCTCCACGGCGGCGGCGAGGCTCGCCCGGAGGACCGGCGCCGCGATCGTCCCGGTCCGCATCGAGCGCCGCGAGGACGGCGATCACGATCTCGTCGTCGAGCCCGCGCTCGAGCTCCCGGAGAGGGGCGATCCCACGTTCGTAGAGATCGTGACCGCGGCGTGCAACGCGGTGATCGAGCGCTGGATCCGCGCCCGGCCGGGGCACTGGATGTGGATCCACAAGCGGTTCAAGGGCGCGGCTTGA
- a CDS encoding IMP cyclohydrolase, producing the protein MADLKQAYKTIVEEHFPEEMTVTLGETRLVYRKRTWKIADEGAEVVRGLRYGENPGQEAALYELVNGNLVLGGCRYIEPGRGLVSALDESMLLQFGKHPGKINLTDIDAALNILKHLMDRPAAAVMKHNNPSGVARGGSAGEAVRRAFMADRLAAMGGCVALNRAVDRAAAEFLAAHFVEVVAAPAYEAGCVDLLAANKNLRIVEIPRIDRLAEYDGARFLDFKSLIDGGVVVQQSAVSRIRSGADFLPAEAKSKGEIVGCARNPTPAELDDLVFGWNIELGVTSNSVLFVKDGVTVAIGTGEQDRVGCAEIAVQKAYTKHADRICFERHGKPYNELLLEIEKGSRPVAEKAALDAETARAKGGLLGSRMVSDGFFPFRDGVDVGIRQGVTAIAQPGGSIRDREVIEACNEADPPVAMVFTGQRAFKH; encoded by the coding sequence ATGGCCGATCTCAAGCAGGCGTACAAGACAATCGTCGAAGAGCACTTCCCCGAGGAGATGACCGTCACGCTGGGCGAGACGCGGCTCGTCTACCGCAAGCGTACTTGGAAGATCGCGGACGAGGGCGCCGAGGTGGTGCGGGGACTGCGCTACGGCGAGAACCCCGGGCAGGAGGCGGCGCTCTACGAGCTCGTGAACGGCAACCTCGTCCTAGGCGGCTGCCGCTACATCGAGCCGGGCCGCGGCCTCGTGTCCGCGCTCGACGAGTCGATGCTTCTGCAGTTCGGGAAGCACCCGGGGAAGATCAACCTCACGGACATCGACGCGGCGCTGAACATCCTCAAGCACCTCATGGATCGGCCGGCGGCGGCGGTGATGAAGCACAACAACCCCTCGGGCGTCGCGCGCGGCGGCTCGGCGGGCGAGGCCGTGCGGCGGGCGTTCATGGCGGACCGGCTTGCGGCGATGGGCGGCTGCGTCGCCCTGAACCGCGCCGTGGATCGGGCGGCGGCGGAGTTCCTCGCGGCGCACTTCGTCGAGGTCGTCGCCGCACCGGCGTACGAGGCGGGGTGCGTCGATCTGCTCGCCGCGAACAAGAACCTCAGGATCGTCGAGATCCCGCGCATCGACAGGCTCGCCGAGTACGACGGCGCGCGGTTCCTCGACTTCAAGTCGCTCATCGACGGGGGCGTCGTGGTGCAGCAGTCCGCGGTCAGCCGGATCCGCTCGGGCGCCGACTTCCTCCCGGCCGAGGCGAAGTCGAAGGGAGAGATCGTCGGCTGCGCCCGGAATCCCACGCCCGCGGAGCTCGACGATCTCGTCTTCGGCTGGAACATCGAGCTGGGCGTCACCTCGAACTCCGTGCTGTTCGTCAAGGACGGCGTCACGGTCGCCATCGGCACGGGCGAGCAGGATCGGGTCGGGTGCGCGGAGATCGCGGTGCAGAAGGCGTACACGAAGCACGCGGACCGGATCTGCTTCGAGCGGCACGGGAAGCCCTACAACGAGCTGCTCCTCGAGATCGAGAAGGGCAGCCGGCCCGTCGCGGAGAAGGCGGCGCTCGACGCCGAGACCGCACGGGCGAAGGGCGGGCTCCTGGGCTCGCGCATGGTCTCGGACGGCTTCTTCCCGTTCCGCGACGGCGTGGACGTCGGCATCCGGCAGGGCGTGACCGCGATCGCGCAGCCCGGCGGCTCGATCCGCGACCGCGAGGTGATCGAGGCGTGCAACGAGGCGGATCCGCCCGTGGCGATGGTGTTCACGGGGCAGCGCGCCTTCAAGCACTGA
- a CDS encoding polyphenol oxidase family protein, with amino-acid sequence MDVELLLSPLLERAGFDHGFTKRTGGVSEGAFAALNLAFDVGDEPERVRENLGRLQAAVGAGAPLARVRQVHGNAIADAARLFESGCGDWLAPPDIEADAIVSSGLDAVLAVQTADCAAVILADPDSRAVAAVHVGWRGACNGVLRNAVRALRDRGADPAALLAAIGPCIGPECYEVKEEVARRFPESVDPVRGEPGAFLLDLAFAVEVSLIGAGLTSGNIDRVRVCTRCAAEALYSHRGSGGTCGRAMGFVRSGAR; translated from the coding sequence ATGGACGTCGAGCTGCTCCTCTCGCCGTTGCTCGAGCGCGCGGGGTTCGACCACGGCTTCACGAAGCGGACGGGCGGGGTGAGCGAGGGCGCGTTCGCCGCGCTCAACCTCGCGTTCGACGTGGGCGACGAACCCGAGCGCGTTCGTGAGAACCTCGGGCGGCTGCAGGCGGCCGTCGGGGCGGGGGCGCCGCTCGCGCGCGTCCGGCAGGTGCACGGCAACGCGATCGCCGACGCGGCCCGGCTCTTCGAATCGGGGTGCGGAGACTGGCTCGCGCCGCCGGATATCGAGGCGGACGCAATCGTCTCGTCCGGGTTGGACGCGGTGCTCGCCGTGCAGACCGCGGACTGCGCAGCCGTCATCCTCGCCGATCCCGATTCGCGCGCCGTGGCCGCGGTGCACGTCGGCTGGCGCGGCGCCTGCAACGGCGTCCTGCGGAACGCGGTGCGCGCGCTGCGGGACCGCGGCGCCGATCCCGCTGCCCTCCTCGCGGCGATCGGCCCGTGCATCGGGCCGGAGTGCTACGAGGTCAAAGAGGAGGTCGCGCGGCGCTTCCCCGAGTCGGTCGATCCCGTGCGAGGCGAGCCGGGCGCGTTCCTGCTCGATCTGGCCTTTGCCGTCGAGGTCTCGCTCATCGGGGCCGGGCTCACGAGCGGCAACATCGATCGCGTCCGGGTCTGCACGCGGTGCGCCGCAGAGGCGCTCTACTCCCACCGCGGGAGCGGCGGGACGTGCGGGCGGGCCATGGGCTTCGTCCGTTCGGGCGCGCGGTAA
- a CDS encoding MFS transporter: MSTTSTAAAEKPAKFPRSFWTANVTELFERGAYYAMASFVVIYLGQLGFGDTWPSKLNGYLWALVYFLPILSGTIADVVGFRRSLLVAFVLLAAGYFLMGYPVWFGGAELTKEIGDEVTAGASIAVPIIVAIVLIGLGGSVIKPCISGTVQKTAGAIGRATKGFAIFYMVINIGSLFGRGISYFVRTSTSLSFIFIVAMACSVVAFFVVLFVYRDPETEVGFVKDDKPRMAAWKKFVGIFVVLVNPRFMVFLVVSSGFFFIYAQVYNVLPLYVKKVVETDPAMDIYTAANPLVIVAFQLVITRAFGRLQPITSMVIGILIIAGSMAINLIPVLGTGDVRAEALWLPMGSLFIVLTVALIAFGELFTSARTYEYIGALAPKGREGLFLGYANLPMAFGAFFGGPIGAAIFNDIMCEGAVKRPDGLLDLDPQANANGWILLIVIALGSAVAMWLYNIVIRKRPQWLLYFDLWEWLDKRKAKKTPA, encoded by the coding sequence ATGTCGACCACGAGCACCGCCGCAGCCGAAAAACCGGCCAAGTTCCCGCGGAGCTTCTGGACCGCGAACGTCACCGAGCTGTTCGAGCGCGGCGCCTACTACGCCATGGCGAGCTTCGTGGTCATCTACCTCGGGCAGCTCGGCTTCGGCGACACTTGGCCGAGCAAGCTGAACGGGTACCTCTGGGCCCTCGTCTACTTCCTCCCCATCCTGTCGGGCACCATCGCGGACGTCGTCGGCTTCCGGCGCTCGCTGCTGGTGGCGTTCGTCCTGCTCGCGGCGGGGTACTTCCTCATGGGCTACCCGGTCTGGTTCGGCGGCGCCGAGCTGACGAAGGAGATCGGCGACGAGGTCACGGCCGGCGCGAGCATCGCCGTGCCGATCATCGTCGCCATCGTCCTCATCGGCCTCGGCGGCTCGGTGATCAAGCCGTGCATCTCGGGCACCGTGCAGAAGACCGCGGGCGCCATCGGGCGCGCGACCAAGGGCTTCGCGATCTTCTACATGGTGATCAACATCGGCTCGCTGTTCGGCCGCGGCATCTCCTACTTCGTGCGCACGAGCACGAGCCTCTCCTTCATCTTCATCGTCGCGATGGCGTGCTCGGTGGTCGCGTTCTTCGTGGTGCTGTTCGTCTACCGCGATCCGGAGACCGAGGTCGGCTTCGTCAAGGACGACAAGCCGAGGATGGCGGCCTGGAAGAAGTTCGTCGGCATCTTCGTCGTGCTCGTCAACCCGCGTTTCATGGTGTTCCTCGTCGTGTCGAGCGGCTTCTTCTTCATCTACGCACAGGTCTACAACGTGCTCCCGCTCTACGTGAAGAAGGTCGTCGAGACCGATCCGGCGATGGACATCTACACGGCGGCGAACCCGCTCGTCATCGTGGCGTTCCAGCTCGTCATCACCCGCGCGTTCGGCCGCCTGCAGCCGATCACGTCGATGGTGATCGGGATCCTGATCATCGCGGGATCGATGGCGATCAACCTGATCCCGGTGCTCGGGACCGGCGACGTGCGCGCCGAGGCGCTCTGGCTGCCGATGGGCTCGCTGTTCATCGTGCTCACCGTCGCCCTGATCGCCTTCGGCGAGCTGTTCACCTCGGCGCGGACCTACGAGTACATAGGCGCCCTCGCGCCCAAGGGACGCGAGGGGTTGTTCCTCGGCTACGCCAACCTGCCGATGGCGTTCGGCGCGTTCTTCGGCGGCCCGATCGGCGCCGCGATCTTCAACGACATCATGTGCGAGGGGGCCGTGAAGCGCCCCGACGGCCTGCTCGACCTCGATCCGCAGGCGAACGCGAACGGGTGGATCCTCCTGATCGTCATCGCGCTGGGTTCGGCGGTCGCGATGTGGTTGTACAACATCGTCATCCGCAAGCGGCCGCAATGGCTGCTGTACTTCGATCTGTGGGAGTGGTTGGACAAGCGCAAGGCGAAGAAGACCCCAGCGTAG
- a CDS encoding RluA family pseudouridine synthase, which yields MGIRILYEDNHLLVIDKPAGMLSQGDLSGDLDVLTAVKELLKRRDGKPGNVYLGLVHRLDRPVSGAMLLAKTSKAAGRLSAQFRERETLKLYRAAVAGSPEADAGELTHNLQKDAAARVTRVIAKGGKVARLRYRVLERRESASLLEVELLTGLPHQIRVQLAAIGHPILGDRKYGAPSHLPSGPGAIALYSRSIAFRHPVRDELVTVEAPPPPHWPR from the coding sequence GTGGGCATTCGGATTCTCTACGAGGACAACCACCTTCTTGTCATCGACAAGCCGGCCGGGATGCTCAGCCAGGGCGATCTCTCCGGCGACCTCGACGTGCTGACCGCCGTCAAGGAGCTGCTGAAGCGCCGCGACGGGAAGCCGGGGAACGTCTACCTCGGCCTCGTGCACCGCCTCGACCGGCCGGTCTCGGGCGCGATGCTGCTCGCCAAGACGTCGAAGGCCGCGGGCAGGCTCTCCGCTCAGTTCCGCGAGCGGGAGACTTTGAAGCTGTATCGGGCCGCGGTGGCGGGCTCCCCGGAGGCGGACGCCGGGGAGCTGACCCACAACCTGCAGAAGGACGCCGCGGCGCGGGTGACGCGCGTCATCGCGAAAGGCGGCAAGGTGGCGCGTCTCAGGTACCGCGTGCTCGAGCGCCGCGAGTCGGCGTCGCTCCTCGAGGTGGAGCTGCTCACCGGGCTGCCGCACCAGATCCGCGTGCAGCTCGCGGCGATAGGCCATCCGATCCTCGGCGATCGCAAGTACGGCGCGCCGTCGCACCTCCCGTCCGGACCGGGGGCCATCGCGCTCTACTCGCGCTCCATCGCGTTCCGGCACCCGGTGCGGGACGAGCTCGTCACGGTCGAGGCCCCGCCGCCGCCGCACTGGCCGCGGTAG
- the cysS gene encoding cysteine--tRNA ligase: MTIQIQNVLTRRKEELQPVEPGKIKIYVCGVTVYGRCHVGHLRCYLSFDAVLRYLAYSGYDVRYVRNFTDIDDKIINRAAEISAGPDGSWRRDAAYSGYTQAQWADRLAEDEVIRKRAAGQDRHLAEVVADHFIDAFRGADFAPFNLFPAAVEPRVSERIPGVIALIEKIIANGYAYHVDGDVYFDVPAYHAKTGRYGALSGRDFTQMQEGARVAPTERKRCGVDFALWKRAAPGEPHWPSPWGEGRPGWHIECSAMSAEELGQPFDIHGGGQDLIFPHHENEIAQSEAANGVQFCKVWMHNGFVTVNGVKMSKSLGNFITIEAALRMAPPEVWRLLVLGTHYAHPIDFSRTRDGAAAESCETVRGTIDIAFDRLEYFYETLGRAADALAGAPPPAAGVPLVDPARSEGTLAAFRAAMDDDFNTAKALAGIGEALRFVNELVDTKAKDVRKLPGGRDSWAATIARLVADVREAFCALGLCTRDPRAALAEMRDFLVKCRGLDANAIEAKLAERAAARAGKDWARSDALRDELQALGVELRDGPTGTDWRVAR; this comes from the coding sequence ATGACCATTCAAATCCAGAACGTGCTCACGCGCCGCAAGGAGGAGCTCCAACCGGTCGAACCCGGCAAGATCAAGATCTACGTCTGCGGGGTCACCGTGTACGGTCGGTGCCACGTCGGCCACCTGCGGTGCTACCTCTCGTTCGACGCCGTGCTCCGCTACCTCGCGTACAGCGGTTACGACGTCCGGTACGTCCGCAACTTCACCGATATCGACGACAAGATCATCAACCGCGCCGCCGAGATATCCGCCGGCCCCGACGGCTCCTGGCGCCGGGACGCGGCGTACTCCGGCTACACGCAGGCGCAGTGGGCGGACAGGCTCGCCGAGGACGAGGTGATCCGGAAGCGCGCGGCGGGCCAGGACCGGCACCTCGCCGAGGTCGTCGCCGATCACTTCATCGACGCCTTCCGCGGCGCGGACTTCGCGCCTTTCAACCTGTTCCCGGCCGCGGTGGAGCCGCGCGTCTCCGAACGCATCCCGGGGGTGATCGCGCTCATCGAGAAGATCATCGCGAACGGCTACGCCTACCACGTGGACGGCGACGTCTACTTCGACGTCCCGGCGTACCACGCCAAGACCGGCAGGTACGGCGCGCTCTCGGGCCGGGACTTCACCCAGATGCAGGAGGGGGCACGCGTCGCGCCGACGGAGAGGAAGCGGTGCGGCGTGGACTTCGCGCTGTGGAAGAGGGCGGCGCCGGGAGAGCCGCACTGGCCGTCGCCTTGGGGCGAGGGGCGGCCCGGCTGGCACATCGAGTGCTCGGCGATGAGCGCCGAGGAGCTCGGCCAGCCGTTCGACATCCACGGCGGCGGGCAGGATCTCATCTTCCCCCACCACGAGAACGAGATCGCCCAGTCGGAGGCCGCGAACGGCGTGCAGTTCTGCAAGGTCTGGATGCACAACGGCTTCGTCACCGTGAACGGCGTCAAGATGTCGAAGAGCCTCGGCAACTTCATCACGATCGAGGCGGCGCTCCGCATGGCGCCGCCCGAGGTCTGGCGCCTGCTCGTCCTCGGCACGCACTACGCGCACCCGATCGACTTCAGCCGCACGCGCGACGGCGCGGCCGCCGAGTCGTGCGAGACCGTGCGCGGCACGATCGACATCGCCTTCGACAGGCTCGAGTACTTCTACGAGACGCTCGGGCGCGCGGCCGACGCGCTGGCCGGGGCGCCTCCCCCTGCCGCCGGCGTCCCCCTCGTCGATCCCGCACGATCGGAGGGGACGCTCGCCGCGTTCCGGGCGGCGATGGACGACGACTTCAATACGGCGAAGGCGCTCGCCGGGATCGGCGAGGCGCTTCGGTTCGTCAATGAGCTCGTCGACACGAAGGCCAAGGACGTCAGGAAGCTCCCGGGCGGCCGCGACTCCTGGGCCGCGACGATCGCACGGCTCGTCGCCGACGTCCGAGAGGCGTTCTGCGCGCTCGGGCTGTGCACGCGCGACCCGAGGGCGGCGCTCGCCGAGATGCGCGACTTCCTCGTGAAGTGCCGCGGCCTCGACGCGAACGCAATCGAGGCGAAGCTCGCCGAGCGGGCGGCGGCGCGGGCGGGAAAGGATTGGGCGCGCTCCGACGCGCTGCGCGACGAGCTCCAGGCGCTCGGCGTCGAGCTGCGCGACGGCCCGACCGGGACCGACTGGCGGGTCGCGCGTTGA
- a CDS encoding hydroxymethylpyrimidine/phosphomethylpyrimidine kinase produces MESNHFAHVKSNFSRRSTVLAIGGFDPSGGAGVIVDTAAARAVGAHGAGVVAVTTIQSGRAFVSSTPSGSADVAAAADAVLAAHDVRAIKTGALGDASNVVAVARLAGRRGCPPLVVDPVLASTTGGALFDASGGVALREALVPLAAIVTPNIPEAVTLGSGGISCVDDMLRAAERILDLGCRAVLVKGGHLDGAEVVDVFADRTGRRHVFREARIGGGEVRGTGCALASMIAGHLALGREIEDAVGLARSALRRAIAASYAVGDGTRALGLGGPSSPGA; encoded by the coding sequence ATGGAGTCAAACCACTTCGCCCACGTGAAATCGAATTTCTCGAGACGGTCGACGGTGCTTGCGATAGGCGGTTTCGACCCGTCCGGCGGCGCCGGAGTCATCGTCGACACGGCCGCGGCCCGTGCCGTCGGCGCCCACGGGGCCGGGGTCGTCGCCGTGACGACGATCCAGAGCGGGCGCGCCTTCGTCTCGTCGACCCCCTCGGGATCGGCCGACGTCGCCGCCGCCGCGGACGCCGTGCTGGCCGCCCACGACGTGCGGGCGATCAAGACGGGCGCTCTGGGGGACGCCTCGAACGTCGTGGCCGTCGCGCGTCTCGCGGGGCGTCGAGGCTGCCCGCCCCTGGTCGTCGATCCCGTGCTCGCGAGCACCACGGGCGGAGCGCTCTTCGACGCCTCGGGGGGCGTCGCGCTGCGGGAGGCGCTCGTGCCGCTCGCGGCGATCGTCACGCCGAACATCCCGGAGGCGGTCACGCTGGGATCCGGCGGGATTTCCTGCGTCGACGACATGCTACGGGCGGCAGAGCGGATCCTCGATCTCGGATGCCGGGCGGTGCTCGTGAAGGGCGGGCACCTCGACGGCGCAGAGGTCGTGGACGTCTTCGCGGACCGGACAGGCAGGAGGCACGTCTTCCGCGAGGCGCGGATCGGCGGCGGGGAGGTGCGCGGCACGGGCTGCGCGCTCGCGTCGATGATAGCCGGTCACCTGGCGCTCGGCCGCGAGATCGAGGACGCGGTCGGCCTGGCGCGATCCGCGCTCCGGCGGGCGATCGCGGCGAGCTACGCGGTCGGGGACGGGACCCGCGCCCTCGGGCTGGGCGGGCCATCCTCCCCCGGGGCTTGA
- a CDS encoding PEGA domain-containing protein, with protein MGRSNIRVLGELLLVAFVITLLAIPDPALAQKKGKGKKGKKADAAETAATEAPPAAPPADAAQSKAKEHYTNGKALYEKGNYADAMVEFQTAYDLKPHPSVLKSVGECKVQIGDIPGAIVIFEKYLEDPAATKKDEVQAKIVEIKAMMAKVDLSSIPTGAGITVDGAITDKVTPVSLDLTPGEHTIVLNTEGYEPLEKPLTLAKGEKKQIAVDFAVEGKSTSAEEPALVDPFAEEGGEAIGAEGGEIENEKEGPPAAFWIAAAVAGVGLVSGTVFGTMALGDEDDFNQKKKSASPDTGDLNDIKDSGERNAIIADVSFGIAAAAAVVGVIILLTDKGDEKVEEGTAKRRVNVVPVATGNAVGMSTAVSF; from the coding sequence ATGGGAAGGAGTAACATCCGTGTCCTAGGTGAGCTGCTGTTGGTGGCGTTCGTCATCACCCTGCTCGCCATCCCGGACCCGGCTCTCGCCCAGAAGAAGGGCAAGGGCAAGAAGGGAAAGAAGGCAGATGCAGCAGAGACGGCGGCAACCGAGGCGCCGCCCGCCGCCCCGCCGGCGGATGCGGCCCAGTCCAAAGCCAAGGAGCACTACACGAACGGCAAGGCGCTCTACGAGAAGGGCAACTACGCCGATGCCATGGTGGAGTTCCAGACGGCGTATGACCTGAAGCCGCACCCGTCGGTCCTGAAGAGCGTCGGCGAGTGCAAGGTGCAGATCGGCGACATCCCGGGCGCCATAGTGATTTTCGAGAAGTATCTCGAGGATCCCGCGGCCACGAAGAAGGACGAGGTCCAAGCCAAGATCGTCGAGATCAAGGCGATGATGGCGAAGGTGGATCTCTCGAGCATCCCCACGGGGGCCGGGATCACGGTCGACGGCGCGATCACCGACAAGGTGACGCCGGTCTCCCTCGATCTGACCCCCGGCGAGCACACCATCGTGCTCAACACCGAAGGGTACGAGCCGCTCGAGAAGCCGCTCACGCTCGCCAAGGGCGAGAAGAAGCAGATCGCGGTCGACTTCGCGGTGGAGGGCAAGTCCACCTCCGCCGAGGAGCCCGCGCTCGTCGATCCTTTCGCGGAAGAGGGCGGCGAGGCGATCGGAGCCGAGGGCGGGGAGATCGAGAACGAGAAGGAAGGCCCGCCCGCGGCGTTCTGGATCGCGGCCGCGGTCGCCGGCGTCGGGCTCGTGTCCGGCACCGTGTTCGGCACGATGGCCCTCGGCGACGAGGACGATTTCAACCAGAAGAAGAAATCGGCTTCCCCGGATACGGGGGATCTGAACGACATCAAGGACAGCGGCGAGCGGAACGCGATCATCGCCGACGTCTCGTTCGGCATCGCGGCGGCCGCGGCGGTCGTGGGCGTGATCATCCTCCTCACGGACAAGGGTGACGAGAAGGTCGAGGAAGGCACGGCCAAGCGGCGGGTCAACGTTGTCCCGGTGGCCACTGGAAATGCGGTCGGCATGAGCACCGCGGTGTCGTTTTAA
- the ftsZ gene encoding cell division protein FtsZ, producing the protein MKFELDGNDQRAKIRVVGVGGGGGNAVANMIAAQVEGVDFIVVNTDHQALESNPAPTKIQIGGNLTKGLGAGGLPEIGRKAALEDVSRIEEVLRGSDMVFVAAGMGGGTGTGAAPIVAQVARDVEALTVGVVSRPFRFEGRKRTRFAEDGIVQLAEEVDTQIVIPNDRLLCLEQNLTINESFSFADRVLCNAVRGISDLITIRGNINVDFADVRTIMTNRGRALMGTGYGRGERRALEAAQMAINSPLLEDVKIDGATGLLINITGGPEMTMNEVAEAISMIEESADEDAHIIFGYVTLDEPCEEVKVTVIATGFQNDETFAATQSRRAATVQSSSFTARATAAAASAPAAPAVAAQPRKSGDWTGRISQTRASIPAPRISDAPEQVQISAGRGVTVRASALSDDHLDIPAFIRKQTE; encoded by the coding sequence ATGAAGTTCGAACTCGATGGCAACGATCAGAGGGCGAAGATCAGGGTCGTGGGCGTCGGCGGCGGCGGCGGGAACGCCGTGGCCAACATGATCGCGGCGCAGGTGGAGGGGGTCGACTTCATCGTCGTGAACACCGACCACCAGGCGCTGGAATCGAACCCCGCCCCCACCAAAATCCAGATCGGCGGGAACCTGACCAAGGGGCTCGGCGCCGGCGGCCTGCCCGAGATCGGGCGCAAGGCGGCGCTCGAGGACGTCTCGCGCATCGAGGAGGTGCTGCGCGGCTCGGACATGGTGTTCGTCGCCGCCGGCATGGGCGGCGGCACCGGCACCGGTGCGGCCCCCATCGTCGCCCAGGTCGCGCGCGACGTCGAGGCGCTGACGGTCGGCGTCGTCTCGAGGCCGTTCCGCTTCGAAGGCCGCAAGCGCACGCGCTTCGCCGAGGACGGGATCGTCCAGCTCGCCGAGGAGGTCGACACGCAGATCGTCATCCCGAACGATCGCCTCCTCTGCCTCGAGCAGAACCTCACGATCAACGAGTCGTTCTCCTTCGCGGATCGCGTGCTGTGCAACGCCGTGCGCGGCATCTCGGACCTCATCACCATCCGCGGCAACATCAACGTGGACTTCGCCGACGTCCGCACGATCATGACGAACCGCGGCCGTGCCCTCATGGGCACCGGCTACGGGCGCGGCGAGCGGCGCGCCCTCGAGGCAGCCCAGATGGCGATCAACAGCCCGCTGCTCGAGGACGTGAAGATCGACGGCGCCACGGGCCTGCTCATCAACATCACCGGCGGCCCGGAGATGACGATGAACGAGGTCGCCGAGGCGATCTCCATGATCGAGGAGTCGGCAGACGAGGACGCGCACATCATCTTCGGCTACGTGACGCTCGACGAGCCGTGCGAGGAGGTCAAGGTCACCGTGATCGCGACCGGCTTCCAGAACGACGAGACCTTCGCCGCGACGCAGTCCCGACGCGCCGCGACGGTGCAGTCCTCGTCGTTCACGGCCCGCGCCACGGCGGCCGCCGCGAGCGCCCCAGCCGCCCCCGCCGTCGCCGCGCAGCCCCGCAAGAGCGGCGACTGGACCGGCCGCATCTCCCAGACCCGCGCGTCGATCCCGGCGCCGCGCATCAGCGACGCGCCGGAGCAGGTCCAGATCTCGGCGGGACGGGGCGTCACGGTGCGGGCCTCCGCGCTGAGCGACGACCACCTGGACATCCCCGCGTTCATCCGCAAGCAGACCGAGTAG